One part of the Nitrosophilus kaiyonis genome encodes these proteins:
- the tyrS gene encoding tyrosine--tRNA ligase, protein MIKEALAEIERGTAEIIDKERIEKLLKDYFENGKHYYVKAGFDPTAPDLHLGHTVLLQKLATFQKYGAIVQFIIGDFTATIGDPTGKSETRKKLDPQTVLKNAKSYEEQVFKILDPDKTHVLFNSHWIEKLGAHGLVELTTLVSVARMLERDDFEKRYKAGKPIAISEFIYPLLQGYDSVYLKSDIEIGGTDQKFNLLMGRQLQRSYGIGKEQAVIMMPILEGLDGVQKMSKSLGNYIGVTEDANTMFAKIMSISDELMWRYYELLSSKTLEEIEVLQEGVRTGKVHPKYAKELLAAEITARFHGDEEAKRAKEEFDKVHKQKEIPTEIEEYEVVGPIWIAKALVECGIEPSTSQARRDIQAGAVKVNKEKINDKDFHLEPGEYILQVGKRKFAKLKVKK, encoded by the coding sequence ATGATAAAAGAAGCTTTGGCTGAAATAGAAAGAGGAACTGCAGAGATAATAGATAAAGAAAGAATTGAAAAATTATTAAAAGATTATTTTGAAAATGGTAAACACTATTATGTAAAGGCAGGATTTGACCCTACAGCTCCAGATTTACATCTTGGACATACGGTTTTACTTCAAAAGTTAGCAACTTTTCAAAAATATGGAGCAATAGTACAATTTATTATAGGTGATTTTACTGCAACTATTGGGGATCCAACAGGAAAAAGCGAAACAAGAAAAAAACTAGATCCTCAAACTGTTTTAAAAAATGCAAAAAGCTATGAAGAACAGGTTTTTAAGATATTAGATCCAGATAAAACACATGTATTATTTAATTCTCATTGGATTGAAAAACTTGGTGCTCATGGACTAGTGGAGTTAACAACTTTAGTTAGTGTTGCAAGAATGTTGGAAAGAGATGATTTTGAAAAAAGATATAAAGCTGGAAAACCAATAGCAATTAGTGAATTTATTTATCCACTTCTTCAGGGATATGATAGTGTTTATTTGAAAAGCGATATTGAAATAGGCGGCACTGATCAAAAATTTAATCTTTTGATGGGTAGACAACTTCAAAGAAGTTATGGAATAGGAAAAGAGCAAGCAGTTATAATGATGCCAATTTTAGAAGGTCTGGATGGTGTTCAAAAAATGAGTAAATCTTTAGGCAATTATATTGGCGTAACAGAAGATGCTAATACAATGTTTGCTAAAATAATGAGTATCTCTGATGAACTTATGTGGAGATATTATGAGCTTTTAAGTTCTAAAACATTAGAAGAGATAGAGGTATTGCAAGAGGGAGTAAGAACCGGAAAAGTTCATCCAAAATATGCCAAAGAGCTTCTAGCAGCTGAAATTACTGCTAGATTTCATGGAGACGAAGAAGCCAAAAGAGCAAAAGAGGAGTTTGATAAAGTTCATAAACAAAAAGAGATTCCAACAGAGATTGAAGAATATGAAGTAGTAGGTCCAATATGGATTGCAAAAGCGTTAGTGGAATGTGGCATTGAGCCTTCAACATCGCAAGCAAGAAGAGATATTCAAGCAGGAGCCGTTAAGGTAAACAAAGAAAAAATAAATGATAAA
- a CDS encoding RelA/SpoT family protein, producing the protein MKKFIEKIKECKDLEKSKEILFSVVKKDPKVEYALNFAIKAHENQFRKSGEPYVVHPILVASIVGYISHDETMVIAALLHDVVEDTPITIEEIYKNFGKDVANLVEGLTKIVEIRDKSLIPSYINEKLITSAMSFRKILIASIKDVRVLVIKLCDRLHNMLTLDALPINKQKRIAEETLVVYAPIAHRLGISFLKNLLEDLSFYYIFPNEYKKIDDFIQSHKQELQIKLNNFIDDVKKVLVKNGFRANDFNIISRIKHYYSIYLKMQRKGISIEEVLDLLAIRVLVKHKIDCYKALGAIHLNFKPLIMRFKDYVAIPKENGYQTIHTTVFDNTSIFEVQIRTYDMHKTAEYGVAAHWKYKIGANNINLKWLENLQFQNENIEEFMELVKNDLYSEDISVFSPKGDIFTLPRGAVALDFAYAVHTDIGNRAKEVYINKQKSTLLTELKNGDIVKIITSEKPILRCSWIDAVKTSKAKEQMRQACKQKIKEINSKSAINILSSELRVSKEEIEKWVEKNNLKNSIYKVPIDINFFKEIKNRFLADLRKEKKILPFIGGRNIKLKEQIFDNFVIYSSFNINRVEFDYCCNPKMGDEIVAFRKNNFAIIHHKLCEHAAELINSGEPMLFIEWSRSRLPKYKLLVSLQNKKGALASFLGYLAKLDINIISIELGRNIEYSNICELEIETDISNSELLRKKLESKVKVIEITGSDDAYKR; encoded by the coding sequence ATGAAAAAATTTATAGAAAAAATAAAAGAGTGCAAAGATTTAGAAAAATCAAAAGAGATACTATTTAGTGTTGTAAAAAAAGATCCAAAAGTTGAATATGCATTAAATTTTGCAATAAAAGCTCACGAAAATCAATTTAGAAAAAGTGGTGAACCCTATGTGGTTCATCCAATTCTTGTTGCCTCTATAGTTGGATATATTTCTCATGACGAAACAATGGTAATAGCAGCTCTTTTGCATGATGTGGTTGAAGATACACCGATTACAATCGAAGAGATATATAAAAATTTTGGAAAAGATGTCGCAAATCTTGTTGAAGGTTTGACAAAAATTGTAGAAATTAGAGATAAAAGCTTAATTCCTTCATATATTAATGAAAAACTGATAACTTCTGCAATGAGTTTTAGAAAGATTCTTATTGCTTCAATAAAAGATGTAAGAGTTTTAGTTATAAAACTTTGTGATAGACTTCATAATATGCTAACTTTAGATGCTTTACCTATAAATAAGCAAAAAAGAATAGCTGAAGAGACTTTAGTAGTTTATGCTCCAATAGCTCATAGACTTGGTATATCTTTTTTGAAAAATCTTTTAGAGGATTTAAGTTTTTATTATATTTTTCCTAATGAATATAAAAAGATTGATGATTTTATACAATCACATAAGCAAGAGTTACAGATAAAATTGAATAATTTTATAGATGATGTAAAAAAAGTATTAGTAAAAAATGGATTTAGAGCAAATGATTTTAATATTATAAGCAGAATAAAGCATTACTATTCAATCTATTTAAAAATGCAAAGAAAAGGTATCTCTATCGAAGAAGTATTAGATTTACTTGCTATTAGAGTTTTGGTAAAACATAAAATAGACTGCTACAAAGCTCTTGGAGCTATTCATTTAAATTTTAAACCACTTATCATGAGATTTAAAGATTATGTTGCTATTCCAAAAGAAAATGGTTATCAAACAATTCATACTACAGTTTTTGATAATACCTCAATTTTTGAAGTTCAAATTAGAACTTATGATATGCACAAAACTGCAGAATATGGAGTGGCTGCTCACTGGAAATATAAAATTGGGGCAAATAATATAAATTTAAAATGGCTTGAAAATCTTCAGTTTCAAAATGAAAATATTGAAGAGTTTATGGAACTTGTTAAAAATGATCTTTATAGCGAAGATATATCTGTATTTTCTCCAAAAGGCGATATATTTACGCTACCAAGAGGTGCTGTTGCTTTAGATTTTGCATATGCAGTTCATACCGATATAGGAAATAGAGCAAAAGAGGTTTATATAAATAAACAAAAAAGTACTCTATTAACAGAGCTTAAAAATGGTGATATTGTTAAAATTATTACTTCAGAAAAGCCTATACTTAGATGTAGTTGGATTGATGCAGTGAAAACTTCTAAAGCAAAAGAGCAGATGAGGCAAGCTTGCAAACAAAAAATTAAAGAGATAAATTCTAAAAGTGCTATTAATATTTTATCTAGTGAGTTAAGAGTATCAAAAGAAGAGATTGAAAAATGGGTTGAAAAGAATAATTTAAAAAATTCAATCTATAAAGTTCCGATTGATATTAATTTTTTTAAAGAGATAAAAAATAGATTTTTAGCTGATTTAAGAAAAGAAAAAAAGATTTTACCTTTTATTGGTGGAAGAAATATAAAATTAAAAGAGCAGATTTTTGATAATTTTGTGATATATTCAAGTTTTAATATTAATAGGGTTGAATTTGATTACTGTTGTAATCCTAAAATGGGCGATGAGATAGTTGCTTTTAGAAAAAATAATTTTGCTATAATTCATCATAAATTATGTGAGCATGCAGCAGAATTAATAAACAGTGGCGAGCCTATGCTTTTTATAGAGTGGTCTAGAAGCAGATTGCCAAAATATAAACTTTTAGTATCACTTCAAAATAAAAAGGGAGCTTTAGCCTCATTTTTGGGATATTTGGCAAAACTTGATATTAATATTATCTCAATTGAACTTGGTAGAAATATAGAATATAGTAATATTTGTGAGCTTGAAATTGAAACTGATATTTCAAATAGCGAGCTTTTAAGAAAAAAACTTGAATCTAAAGTGAAAGTTATTGAGATTACTGGTAGTGATGATGCATATAAGAGATAG
- a CDS encoding DNA-directed RNA polymerase subunit omega, giving the protein MRLEKIAAKALERVNFDRYLLSVVVAKRANELANGSEPLIDIDVKKYKYTDIAIMEIAEGLIKIEMEKE; this is encoded by the coding sequence ATGAGACTTGAAAAAATTGCTGCTAAAGCATTAGAGAGAGTAAATTTTGATAGATATCTATTATCTGTTGTAGTTGCAAAAAGAGCAAATGAGCTTGCAAATGGTTCTGAGCCTTTAATTGATATTGATGTGAAAAAATATAAATATACCGATATTGCAATTATGGAGATTGCAGAAGGTTTAATAAAAATAGAAATGGAAAAAGAGTAA
- the pyrH gene encoding UMP kinase, with amino-acid sequence MGKRVLVKFSGEALSSENGYGIDTSILKFIATEIKMLVEEGIEVGLVVGGGNIIRGVTASKEGIIKRSSGDYMGMLATVINAVALQEALEYFGIKVRVQSAIKMEEICEPFIVRRAIRHLEKGRVVIFAAGTGNPFFTTDTAATLRAIEIGADMIIKATKVNGVYDKDPKIYPDAKKLDRLTYEEAMQDNIKVMDDTAIALAKDNKLPIVVCNMFEKDNLLNIINGDFSKASIVTNS; translated from the coding sequence ATGGGAAAAAGAGTTTTAGTAAAATTTTCAGGCGAAGCTCTGTCTTCGGAAAATGGATATGGTATTGACACTTCTATTTTAAAATTTATTGCCACTGAAATAAAAATGCTTGTAGAAGAGGGTATTGAAGTAGGTTTAGTAGTAGGTGGCGGTAATATCATTAGAGGAGTTACTGCTTCAAAAGAGGGTATTATAAAAAGATCTTCTGGCGATTATATGGGTATGCTTGCTACTGTAATCAATGCAGTTGCACTGCAAGAGGCTTTAGAATATTTTGGTATTAAAGTCAGAGTTCAAAGTGCAATTAAAATGGAAGAGATTTGTGAACCTTTCATAGTAAGAAGAGCTATTAGGCATCTTGAAAAAGGAAGAGTTGTTATATTTGCAGCTGGAACAGGTAATCCTTTCTTTACAACTGATACAGCTGCTACCTTAAGAGCTATAGAGATTGGTGCAGATATGATTATTAAAGCTACAAAAGTAAACGGTGTTTATGATAAAGACCCTAAAATTTATCCTGATGCAAAAAAGCTTGATAGATTGACTTATGAGGAAGCTATGCAAGATAATATTAAAGTTATGGATGATACAGCAATTGCTCTTGCAAAGGATAATAAGCTTCCAATAGTTGTTTGTAATATGTTTGAAAAAGATAACTTATTAAATATTATAAATGGCGATTTCTCAAAGGCATCAATTGTGACAAATAGTTGA
- a CDS encoding murein hydrolase activator EnvC family protein encodes MRYIGFLIIFVTFLFAKNDLERKIYYSKQQLYRKEKSLRGLNLKLEKIAKDIEKTRKALKNIDKKLKKLQDELKEKEEFYKISKEKIKNIKENESSLLKKQNEIKEKLTILIAKYFSKSLILEKSQNLTTEDIINEEILKALKKSEKQKIKMLNSKFIETKKIADSELKKLQYLQNEIENLDKKRKEYEKLKKNKKESLKLLSYKKRKYKEAIENLLKEQKSLRETLNKLQILKSEKVSLKDNKSSKIKVKTIGKSYLRAKTLRYKGPKTIPPLDRFVIVKKYGSYIDPIYNIKIFNESIELKPLKQNAKVKNVLNGRVVLAKKTPHLNNVIIIKHKNGLYTIYAHIDKIAPTIKKGKKVKKGYVIGRVNSKLTFEVTKNRYHINPLDLIKVR; translated from the coding sequence ATGAGATATATAGGGTTTTTAATCATTTTTGTTACTTTTTTATTTGCTAAAAATGATTTGGAAAGAAAGATATACTATTCTAAGCAGCAACTTTATAGAAAAGAGAAAAGTTTAAGAGGTTTAAATTTAAAATTAGAAAAAATAGCCAAAGATATTGAAAAAACAAGAAAAGCTCTTAAAAATATTGATAAAAAATTAAAAAAGCTTCAAGATGAGCTAAAAGAGAAAGAGGAATTTTATAAAATTAGTAAAGAGAAAATAAAAAATATAAAAGAAAATGAATCAAGTCTTTTAAAAAAACAGAATGAAATAAAAGAAAAACTAACAATTTTGATAGCAAAATATTTCTCTAAATCTCTTATATTAGAAAAAAGCCAAAATTTAACTACTGAAGATATTATAAATGAAGAGATATTAAAAGCATTAAAAAAATCTGAAAAACAAAAAATTAAAATGCTAAATTCTAAATTTATAGAAACCAAAAAAATTGCTGATAGTGAATTAAAAAAATTACAATATCTTCAAAATGAGATTGAGAATCTTGATAAAAAAAGAAAAGAGTATGAAAAACTTAAAAAAAATAAAAAAGAATCTCTAAAACTCTTAAGCTATAAAAAAAGAAAATATAAAGAGGCAATTGAAAATCTTCTTAAAGAGCAAAAAAGCTTACGAGAAACATTAAATAAATTACAAATTTTAAAAAGTGAAAAAGTTTCATTAAAAGATAACAAATCTTCAAAAATAAAAGTAAAAACTATAGGTAAATCTTATCTCAGAGCAAAAACTTTAAGATACAAAGGACCAAAAACTATACCACCTTTAGATAGATTTGTTATAGTGAAAAAGTATGGAAGTTATATTGACCCAATTTATAATATAAAAATTTTTAATGAATCAATTGAATTAAAGCCTTTAAAACAAAATGCAAAAGTTAAAAATGTATTAAACGGAAGGGTTGTTTTAGCCAAAAAGACTCCACATTTAAATAATGTTATCATTATAAAACATAAAAACGGTTTATATACTATTTATGCCCATATTGACAAAATTGCTCCAACTATAAAAAAAGGAAAAAAAGTTAAAAAAGGGTATGTTATAGGAAGGGTTAATTCAAAACTTACGTTTGAAGTTACAAAAAACAGATATCACATAAATCCACTTGATTTAATTAAGGTAAGATGA
- a CDS encoding FtsX-like permease family protein yields MKSLKNHLSLIIPLFAIFFAIEFYLILDRVIKQYEINLKNDYTILIVSDKNLKKDDIEKYLNISKIVEIKPDDMIKKIKEEDISLDLETLKMFLPKFYQIYLNHFPSTSELEWIKSRLKVIPGIKRVETFSKTHSKIYNLLMISKQISKIFLIIVSIISVLLILKQIKVWHFEHKERMYIMELFGAPFWMRSGVLFRLAIVDTFIATLFLIGIYYYFLNSDILKNIFSYLHILLNFEEIIKDCLILGGIGLIITFFSVLVVSTRQIQE; encoded by the coding sequence ATGAAATCTCTTAAAAATCATTTATCTCTTATAATTCCATTGTTTGCAATTTTTTTTGCAATAGAATTTTATTTAATTCTCGATAGAGTTATAAAACAGTATGAAATAAATCTTAAAAATGATTATACTATTTTAATAGTTTCAGATAAAAATTTAAAAAAAGATGATATTGAAAAATATTTGAATATTTCAAAAATTGTAGAAATAAAACCTGATGATATGATAAAAAAAATTAAAGAGGAAGATATTTCATTAGATTTAGAGACATTAAAGATGTTTTTACCTAAATTTTATCAAATTTATTTAAATCACTTTCCTTCAACTAGTGAATTAGAATGGATTAAATCAAGACTAAAAGTAATACCTGGCATAAAAAGAGTTGAAACATTTTCGAAAACTCATTCAAAAATATATAATCTTTTAATGATTTCAAAACAGATATCTAAAATATTTTTAATTATCGTTTCAATTATAAGTGTTTTACTTATTTTAAAACAGATAAAAGTTTGGCATTTTGAGCATAAAGAAAGAATGTATATCATGGAACTTTTTGGTGCTCCTTTTTGGATGAGAAGCGGAGTTTTATTTAGGCTTGCTATAGTTGATACTTTTATTGCTACACTATTTTTAATTGGGATCTATTACTATTTTTTAAATTCTGATATTTTAAAAAATATATTTAGCTATTTGCATATATTATTAAATTTTGAAGAAATCATAAAAGATTGTCTTATCTTAGGCGGTATCGGTTTAATTATAACTTTTTTTAGTGTATTGGTAGTTTCGACAAGGCAAATTCAAGAATGA
- a CDS encoding cell division ATP-binding protein FtsE: MGSKIIKAKNLTLGYKKDEPIIKESSFSIESQSFVFVTGPSGSGKSTLIKSLYGALQPQSGILEIGGIKINNIKRKFLIRLRQNLGIIFQDYKLINEWTVKKNVMLPLLIAGHSKDVCETQTKRLLRHVKLSNKAFKYPYELSGGEQQRVAIARALAHNPIIILADEPTGNLDEYSSNIIWNLLIAAKEQLKATVLVVTHHIPTNIHINFKHFHIEDGILYEIS; the protein is encoded by the coding sequence ATGGGAAGTAAAATCATAAAAGCGAAAAATTTAACACTTGGGTATAAAAAAGATGAACCTATTATAAAAGAGAGTAGTTTTTCAATAGAGAGTCAAAGTTTTGTATTTGTTACAGGACCAAGTGGAAGTGGAAAATCCACATTAATAAAATCGCTATATGGTGCTCTGCAGCCACAAAGTGGTATTTTAGAAATTGGTGGCATAAAAATAAATAACATAAAAAGAAAATTTCTTATAAGATTAAGACAAAATCTAGGTATAATTTTTCAAGATTATAAATTGATTAATGAGTGGACAGTTAAAAAAAATGTTATGCTACCTCTTTTAATTGCAGGGCATTCAAAAGATGTTTGTGAAACTCAGACTAAAAGACTTTTAAGGCATGTGAAATTATCTAATAAAGCTTTTAAATATCCATATGAATTAAGTGGAGGAGAGCAACAAAGAGTTGCAATTGCTAGAGCACTTGCACACAATCCTATTATAATTCTTGCAGATGAGCCAACAGGAAATCTTGACGAATACTCTTCAAATATTATTTGGAATCTTTTAATTGCTGCCAAAGAGCAGTTAAAAGCTACAGTTTTAGTCGTTACACACCATATTCCAACAAATATTCATATCAACTTTAAACATTTTCACATTGAGGATGGGATACTTTATGAAATCTCTTAA
- the trmB gene encoding tRNA (guanosine(46)-N7)-methyltransferase TrmB produces MPHIVVKNYKKFNTPIQKDKFNFLWFAKPLKNAKEELVAVEYENHKFLLSIKDKNSEIVIKSDKTTRISPSTIIKKAIVNFCELAKCEIIRSNISNIDEKHLKKSEEFLKTIDFFEKSFPKNKEVWIEIGFGSGRHLLYQAKQNPDIMFIGIEIHKPSIEQVLKQIEIQKLRNIYVIDYDARLFLEFVPSNIVGKIFVHFPVPWDKKPHRRVISKKFIEEAKRVLKLDGVLELRTDSKNYFDYSLELFLEQKKVKLEVTKNIEPPIVSKYEDRWLRLNKDIYDIRMINIEKSEPLKIDFDFEFKKEYNLENIVKNFDTKPKVFDDFFVHFEKLYQIDSDRYLIKISFGNFDRPEHKYLLITKNKIEYFPKKPVLSRGNIKAHKKIEEILNGK; encoded by the coding sequence ATGCCTCATATAGTTGTAAAAAATTATAAAAAATTCAATACTCCAATTCAAAAAGATAAATTTAATTTTTTATGGTTTGCAAAACCTTTAAAAAATGCAAAAGAGGAGTTAGTAGCTGTAGAATATGAAAACCATAAATTTTTACTTTCGATAAAAGATAAAAACAGTGAAATAGTAATTAAAAGTGATAAAACTACTAGAATATCTCCTTCTACGATTATAAAAAAAGCTATTGTTAATTTTTGTGAATTAGCTAAATGCGAGATTATAAGAAGTAATATTTCCAATATTGATGAAAAACATTTAAAAAAAAGCGAAGAGTTTTTAAAAACGATAGATTTTTTTGAAAAATCATTTCCAAAAAATAAAGAAGTTTGGATAGAGATAGGATTTGGCAGCGGAAGGCATCTTCTTTATCAAGCTAAACAAAATCCAGATATTATGTTTATTGGAATTGAAATACACAAACCTTCAATAGAGCAGGTACTTAAACAGATAGAGATCCAAAAATTGAGAAATATATATGTTATCGATTATGATGCGAGACTATTTTTGGAATTTGTTCCATCAAATATAGTTGGAAAAATATTTGTACATTTTCCGGTTCCTTGGGATAAAAAACCTCATAGAAGAGTGATATCGAAAAAATTTATTGAGGAAGCTAAAAGGGTACTAAAATTAGATGGAGTTTTAGAACTTAGAACAGATAGTAAAAACTATTTTGATTACTCTTTAGAACTATTTTTGGAACAAAAAAAAGTAAAACTAGAAGTTACTAAAAATATAGAACCACCAATTGTAAGTAAATATGAAGATAGATGGTTAAGACTTAATAAAGATATTTATGATATCAGAATGATAAATATTGAAAAATCCGAGCCCTTAAAAATTGATTTTGATTTTGAATTTAAAAAAGAATATAATCTTGAAAATATTGTAAAAAATTTTGATACAAAACCAAAAGTATTTGATGATTTTTTTGTACATTTTGAAAAATTATATCAAATAGATAGTGATAGATATTTGATTAAGATATCATTTGGAAATTTTGATAGGCCGGAGCATAAATATCTATTAATTACAAAAAATAAAATTGAATATTTTCCTAAAAAGCCTGTATTATCGAGAGGAAATATAAAAGCACATAAAAAAATAGAAGAGATACTAAATGGGAAGTAA
- a CDS encoding fibronectin type III domain-containing protein, whose translation MRKYYLIGLISFLILFLSGCAKHPGLSQKSKIDPTLPKVEQIRVIADITSVAFEWDPVYNERVKGYYLYRGESGSKLKRVAVIEDRFSSHYVDKELKPNTTYFYKMSTYDDKGNESFPSDTIKVKTLPLIESVSFIEAISHLPRRVKIIWRPHPNPRVKEYIIERSEQDNPEWKEIAVVKNRLQAEYIDKNLKDNHIYFYRIRVRTFDGIVSSPSKVVKAFTKPRPKMVKGLKATKDLPKKIVLTWEPNSEPDIDHYNIYRSPFSYGFIIVHAKVKGTKYVDLIGEDGVKRFYKVTAVDKDGLESFKQDIPVMGTTLPKPQAPIIVSTNITPDGVVIKWRKSDDRAVSYIVLKKEKQNILDTKEYKYTNIKTNSFIDRSIVPGVKYIYTVYSVDKFGIVSKPSEKIEVNIKK comes from the coding sequence ATGAGAAAATATTACCTGATAGGTTTGATAAGCTTTTTGATTTTGTTTCTTAGTGGATGTGCAAAACATCCTGGATTATCACAAAAATCAAAAATTGATCCGACTCTTCCAAAAGTTGAGCAAATTAGAGTAATAGCTGATATTACTTCAGTAGCTTTTGAGTGGGACCCTGTTTATAATGAAAGAGTAAAAGGTTATTATCTATATAGAGGTGAAAGTGGTTCAAAATTAAAAAGAGTTGCTGTTATTGAGGATAGATTCAGTTCACACTATGTTGATAAAGAATTAAAGCCAAATACTACATATTTTTATAAAATGTCAACATATGATGATAAAGGAAATGAATCATTTCCAAGCGATACTATAAAAGTAAAAACTCTGCCTCTGATAGAATCTGTTAGTTTTATTGAAGCAATTAGCCATTTACCAAGAAGGGTTAAAATTATTTGGAGGCCTCATCCAAACCCTAGGGTAAAAGAATATATTATTGAAAGAAGTGAACAGGATAATCCTGAATGGAAAGAGATAGCTGTAGTAAAAAATAGACTTCAAGCAGAATATATAGATAAAAATCTTAAAGATAATCATATATATTTTTATAGAATTAGAGTTAGAACTTTTGATGGAATTGTATCATCACCTAGCAAAGTAGTTAAAGCTTTTACAAAGCCTAGACCAAAAATGGTTAAAGGGTTAAAAGCTACTAAGGATTTACCCAAGAAAATAGTATTGACTTGGGAGCCAAATAGCGAACCAGATATAGATCATTATAATATTTATAGAAGTCCTTTTTCTTATGGATTTATTATTGTGCATGCTAAAGTAAAAGGAACAAAATATGTTGATTTAATAGGTGAAGATGGAGTAAAAAGATTTTATAAAGTAACTGCTGTTGATAAAGATGGATTAGAAAGTTTTAAACAAGATATACCTGTTATGGGTACAACTTTACCAAAACCTCAAGCACCCATTATAGTTTCAACAAATATTACACCTGATGGTGTAGTTATAAAATGGAGAAAATCAGATGATAGAGCTGTAAGTTATATAGTGTTAAAAAAAGAGAAACAAAATATTTTAGATACAAAAGAGTATAAGTATACAAATATTAAGACTAATAGCTTTATTGATAGATCGATTGTTCCAGGAGTAAAATATATATATACCGTATATTCAGTGGATAAATTTGGAATTGTTTCAAAACCTTCTGAAAAGATTGAAGTTAATATTAAAAAGTAG
- a CDS encoding RluA family pseudouridine synthase: MLEKCEKYIVDENERLDKYISKKLEVSRNQIESLVKKGLVKINGKIAKKGGIKVKLYDEIEVCFLQAEKKEGHKVDFDIEILYEDDDILVINKPSGITVHPAPSVKEATVVDWLKKHGISLSTLAGEERHGIVHRLDKETSGVMVIAKNNQSHENLSKQLQNKTMGRYYLAIIEPPLKENVIVEKPIYRNPKNRLKMAIVPGGKYAKTAFCKIQTSFDGKFELIGAKLFTGRTHQIRVHLSSIGRHILGDSLYGFKSKNVKIDRVFLHAYILYLEHPTTKKSLRFVAPLPKDMRDFLKKRFDWEKIDEKILPDRFDKLFDFVS, encoded by the coding sequence ATTTTGGAAAAGTGTGAAAAATATATTGTAGATGAAAATGAAAGACTTGATAAATATATATCAAAAAAACTTGAAGTATCAAGAAATCAGATAGAGTCACTAGTTAAAAAAGGACTGGTAAAAATAAATGGAAAAATTGCTAAAAAGGGTGGGATAAAAGTTAAATTATATGATGAAATTGAAGTATGTTTTTTGCAAGCAGAAAAAAAAGAGGGGCATAAAGTAGATTTTGATATAGAGATACTTTATGAAGATGATGATATTTTAGTTATTAATAAGCCAAGTGGGATAACAGTTCATCCTGCCCCTAGTGTTAAAGAAGCCACTGTGGTTGATTGGCTTAAAAAACATGGCATTTCTCTTTCAACATTGGCAGGGGAAGAGAGACATGGAATAGTTCATAGACTCGATAAGGAAACAAGTGGAGTAATGGTTATAGCAAAAAATAATCAATCTCATGAAAATTTATCAAAGCAGCTTCAAAATAAAACTATGGGGAGATATTATCTTGCAATAATTGAGCCACCTTTAAAAGAGAATGTAATCGTTGAAAAGCCAATTTATAGAAATCCAAAAAATAGATTAAAAATGGCTATTGTACCTGGTGGGAAATATGCAAAAACAGCATTTTGCAAAATTCAGACAAGCTTTGATGGAAAATTTGAACTAATCGGTGCAAAACTTTTTACAGGCAGAACACATCAGATCAGGGTGCATTTGAGTTCAATAGGAAGGCATATATTAGGTGATAGTTTATATGGTTTTAAGAGCAAAAATGTTAAAATAGATAGAGTATTTTTACATGCTTATATACTTTATCTAGAGCATCCAACAACAAAAAAAAGTTTGAGATTTGTTGCGCCTTTACCAAAGGATATGAGAGATTTTTTAAAAAAGAGATTTGATTGGGAGAAAATAGATGAGAAAATATTACCTGATAGGTTTGATAAGCTTTTTGATTTTGTTTCTTAG